A region of Nostoc sp. 'Peltigera membranacea cyanobiont' N6 DNA encodes the following proteins:
- a CDS encoding DUF3120 domain-containing protein produces MINNTLSSYTASTPSIDTEFNLADTGQQGIGQLESTLSFSASLPLSISARQSWLVFAAAVFLVSVPVFVEAPIVRSLPTLSLALTAFWLWLSFSLMSRSATYVWGDLLLGFSWSWLAGAIYWGWLRWEPLWHLPVESIGLPFACWCLAKNWGKVGSWFYLGSLLGTVLTDVYFYLADLMPYWRQIMRVDADGAPQILQNALMQVQTPWGQSWAIILALVLSTVGILALGRNQRHWYAFGGAVLSTILVDSLFLLAAIAA; encoded by the coding sequence TTGATTAATAATACACTGTCCTCCTACACTGCTTCTACCCCTTCTATTGATACTGAGTTCAATTTGGCTGATACTGGGCAGCAAGGGATCGGGCAATTGGAATCTACACTTTCCTTTTCTGCCTCTCTCCCTTTATCTATTTCTGCTAGACAAAGTTGGTTAGTGTTTGCGGCGGCGGTGTTTTTGGTATCAGTGCCAGTATTTGTAGAAGCGCCAATAGTGCGATCGCTACCAACTCTGAGTTTAGCGTTGACAGCATTTTGGCTGTGGCTAAGTTTTTCCTTAATGTCGCGTTCTGCAACTTATGTCTGGGGGGATTTGCTCTTAGGATTTAGCTGGAGTTGGTTAGCAGGAGCGATTTACTGGGGCTGGTTACGTTGGGAACCTTTATGGCATCTACCAGTAGAATCTATAGGTTTACCCTTTGCTTGCTGGTGTCTGGCGAAGAATTGGGGCAAGGTGGGTAGCTGGTTTTATTTAGGTTCTTTACTCGGTACAGTTTTAACAGATGTATATTTTTATCTAGCAGACTTGATGCCCTATTGGCGGCAAATTATGAGAGTAGATGCAGATGGCGCACCACAAATATTACAAAATGCCCTGATGCAAGTACAAACCCCTTGGGGACAAAGTTGGGCAATAATTCTCGCCTTAGTGCTTTCAACAGTCGGGATTTTAGCTTTAGGTCGAAATCAAAGACACTGGTATGCCTTTGGTGGAGCAGTTTTAAGCACAATTTTGGTAGACAGCCTATTTTTGTTAGCTGCGATCGCAGCGTGA
- a CDS encoding vitamin K epoxide reductase family protein yields the protein MIRRRSTPWIHKWSRPLIAAIAGCGALITGYLTIEKLTGGSAACVAEAGAKGCNDVLSSPWATVLGQPLALFGLLAYISMAILALAPLVFNSGENNSRKQLENLTWWLLLVGAIAMSVFSGYLMYVLASQIKAICPYCIGSALFSVSLLVLTIMGRTWEDIGQILFTAIIVGMVTLIGTLGVYAGVNQSNVTPGTPGQPVKITFNSKGDPNPAFGWEVTTTSGEAEIALASHLAKIGAKEYSAYWCPHCHEQKMLFGKEAEEIINKDVKVECAPEGLNAQTELCKSAKIEGFPTWIVNGKSYSGVQNLEELAKVSGYTGSRNFKYFK from the coding sequence TTGATTGCCGCGATCGCTGGATGTGGTGCTTTGATCACAGGTTATCTCACCATAGAAAAGTTAACAGGAGGCAGTGCAGCTTGTGTAGCAGAGGCTGGTGCTAAGGGCTGTAATGATGTGCTTTCTAGTCCTTGGGCAACAGTTCTTGGTCAGCCATTAGCTTTGTTTGGGTTGTTGGCATACATCAGTATGGCGATCTTGGCTTTAGCTCCCTTGGTATTTAACTCAGGGGAAAACAATAGCCGCAAACAATTAGAAAATTTGACGTGGTGGTTGCTGCTAGTGGGTGCGATCGCTATGTCCGTCTTTAGCGGCTACTTAATGTACGTGTTAGCATCTCAAATCAAAGCTATTTGTCCTTACTGTATCGGTTCAGCTTTGTTCTCTGTGAGTCTTTTGGTACTAACGATTATGGGTCGCACTTGGGAGGATATTGGACAAATCTTATTTACTGCCATAATTGTGGGGATGGTAACGCTGATTGGCACTTTAGGCGTTTATGCTGGCGTGAATCAATCAAATGTTACACCTGGAACTCCTGGACAACCCGTTAAAATTACCTTTAATTCCAAAGGAGACCCTAACCCAGCCTTCGGTTGGGAAGTTACTACTACTTCTGGTGAGGCAGAAATAGCCTTAGCAAGCCATCTAGCAAAAATAGGCGCGAAGGAATATAGTGCTTACTGGTGTCCTCACTGCCACGAACAAAAGATGCTTTTTGGTAAAGAAGCCGAGGAAATAATCAACAAAGATGTTAAGGTAGAGTGCGCTCCCGAAGGACTCAATGCTCAAACTGAACTATGTAAGTCCGCAAAAATTGAAGGCTTCCCCACTTGGATCGTTAATGGTAAAAGCTATAGTGGAGTCCAAAATTTAGAGGAACTAGCAAAAGTTTCTGGTTACACAGGGTCTCGGAACTTCAAGTATTTCAAGTAG
- a CDS encoding CHASE2 domain-containing protein: MNQQLDKRFVKLIFRLKQSLSRGHRELITAVSVAVCVLLLHSIGLLQSLELAALDQFFRLRPNEPPEERITIVVIDESYLNEIRSWPIPDTKIAQLLQKLNVHKPLAVGLDIYRNLPVEPGNQELRNVYQSMTNLIGIELLTNDKNKNISVLPPQGLNQNQVGFNNLLYDLDGKVRRSLLYWYVDNQPHESFALKLALLYLKSKGITPTKAKNNPEYLQLGKAAFTRFEANDGAYVGADDRGYQLLTNFPKPKCQGSSKELCNFRQVSMRDVLADKVKENLIKDRIVLIGSTAPSLQDFVFIPYSSSLMGTAKPVPGIQLQAYFISELISAAVSGRPLLKVWPDLVEDLWIFVWSYLGAVTTWRILHATRGLLSILVSCFVLTLSAYLAFLYGWWIPLIPSLFSFGSSAIWMTSHIAHMQEEWKRSKEFLYHVINTIPDPIFVKNEQHQWIVLNEAYCRFIGYPNKLLIEKSDYDFFPKHEADVFRQQDNLVFRTQKPQEHEEEFTNADGQTHQIATKRSLHKDSAGNFFLVGVIRDITQRKLMEEQLKRTAAELFRSNNELKLKEDHLRYLAYHDPLTGLSNRKFFAEQLYESLNWAQHNNLLLGLLFIDLDGFKQVNDTLGHETGDRLLMTIAERLSNSLRASDTVSRLGGDEFTIILRAIPNVQIAAKVAEKILSSITKPIVLDGYAIRISASIGISVYPYNSQDSETLMKQADAAMYRAKHLGKNRYEFA; encoded by the coding sequence ATGAATCAGCAGCTAGACAAGCGTTTTGTAAAGTTAATCTTTAGACTCAAACAATCGCTTAGTCGAGGACACAGAGAATTGATTACTGCCGTCAGCGTAGCAGTCTGCGTTCTGCTTTTGCACTCCATCGGATTATTGCAATCTTTGGAGTTGGCAGCTTTGGATCAATTTTTTCGCTTACGTCCAAATGAACCGCCAGAAGAGCGGATTACGATTGTAGTGATTGATGAATCCTATTTAAACGAAATACGTTCGTGGCCGATTCCAGATACGAAGATTGCCCAGTTGTTGCAAAAATTAAATGTTCACAAACCCCTTGCCGTTGGCTTAGATATCTACAGAAATTTGCCAGTAGAGCCAGGGAACCAAGAACTGCGTAATGTTTATCAGTCAATGACCAACTTAATTGGTATTGAGCTATTGACAAATGACAAAAACAAAAACATTAGTGTTTTGCCTCCACAGGGACTGAATCAGAATCAAGTGGGCTTTAATAACCTGCTGTACGATCTTGATGGTAAAGTACGTCGCAGTTTATTGTATTGGTACGTTGATAATCAGCCACACGAAAGTTTTGCTTTGAAGTTGGCTTTATTGTATTTAAAGTCAAAGGGAATTACCCCCACCAAAGCAAAAAACAACCCTGAGTATTTGCAATTAGGTAAAGCAGCATTTACTCGTTTTGAGGCTAATGATGGTGCTTATGTGGGAGCTGACGACAGAGGCTACCAACTTTTGACCAATTTTCCCAAACCCAAATGTCAAGGTTCATCTAAAGAATTGTGTAATTTTCGCCAGGTATCGATGAGAGATGTACTGGCAGATAAAGTTAAAGAAAACTTAATTAAAGATCGGATTGTACTTATTGGCTCCACCGCACCCAGTCTCCAAGATTTTGTATTCATTCCCTATTCCAGTAGTCTAATGGGTACGGCAAAGCCTGTACCTGGTATTCAACTGCAAGCTTATTTTATTAGTGAGTTAATCTCAGCAGCTGTTAGTGGACGGCCCTTACTCAAGGTCTGGCCTGACTTAGTAGAAGATTTGTGGATTTTTGTCTGGTCTTATCTAGGAGCCGTGACTACATGGCGGATACTACACGCAACGAGAGGTCTGCTCAGTATCTTAGTTTCTTGTTTTGTATTGACCCTGAGTGCATACCTTGCTTTTTTGTATGGTTGGTGGATACCGCTCATTCCCTCACTTTTTAGCTTTGGCAGTTCAGCTATATGGATGACCAGTCATATTGCCCACATGCAGGAAGAGTGGAAACGTTCCAAAGAATTTTTGTATCACGTCATTAACACGATTCCCGATCCAATTTTTGTGAAAAATGAGCAACACCAGTGGATTGTTTTAAATGAGGCGTATTGTCGATTTATCGGTTATCCGAATAAGTTGTTAATTGAAAAGTCAGACTATGACTTTTTCCCTAAACATGAGGCTGATGTGTTTCGACAACAGGACAATCTTGTATTTCGGACTCAAAAACCCCAGGAACATGAAGAAGAATTTACAAATGCAGATGGACAGACTCATCAAATTGCCACTAAGCGATCGCTCCATAAAGACTCAGCTGGCAATTTCTTTTTAGTTGGGGTTATCCGAGATATTACTCAGCGCAAGCTTATGGAGGAACAACTTAAGCGGACTGCTGCTGAACTATTCCGATCTAACAATGAATTAAAACTCAAAGAAGACCACTTGCGTTATTTGGCGTATCACGACCCCTTGACCGGTTTATCCAATCGCAAATTTTTTGCCGAACAACTTTATGAGTCGTTAAATTGGGCGCAACACAATAACCTCTTGCTGGGACTGCTGTTTATCGATCTAGATGGCTTTAAGCAAGTCAATGATACTCTGGGGCACGAGACGGGCGATCGCTTGCTAATGACTATCGCTGAAAGACTGAGCAACTCTTTACGCGCTAGTGATACAGTTTCTCGTTTGGGCGGCGATGAATTTACTATAATTTTACGGGCAATTCCTAACGTCCAAATAGCGGCTAAGGTCGCCGAAAAAATCTTAAGCAGTATTACTAAGCCAATTGTTTTGGATGGCTATGCAATCCGAATCTCTGCCAGTATTGGCATTAGTGTCTACCCATACAACAGTCAAGACAGTGAAACTTTGATGAAGCAAGCAGATGCAGCAATGTATCGGGCAAAGCATCTGGGTAAAAATCGATACGAGTTTGCTTAA
- the psbU gene encoding photosystem II complex extrinsic protein PsbU: MKGLARLLTVFSLLLSCWGLLGTTQIAQAASFNSFAFPQVPILAIERQNRADKKLGTEFGKKIDLNNTNVRAFQQYPGLYPTLAKKIITNAPYKNVEDVLDLPGLSDRQKQTLQANLDKFTVTELEPAFNEGDDRFNNGIYR; encoded by the coding sequence GTGAAAGGATTGGCGCGTTTATTAACAGTGTTTAGTTTGTTACTTAGTTGCTGGGGATTGTTGGGAACAACTCAGATAGCCCAAGCTGCTAGTTTCAACAGTTTTGCTTTTCCTCAAGTCCCAATTCTGGCAATTGAGCGGCAGAATCGGGCAGATAAGAAGCTAGGAACGGAATTTGGTAAAAAAATCGATTTGAATAATACCAACGTCCGAGCTTTTCAACAGTATCCAGGGCTTTATCCCACCCTGGCTAAGAAAATCATCACAAATGCTCCCTACAAAAATGTAGAGGATGTATTGGATCTTCCAGGATTGAGCGATCGCCAAAAACAAACCTTGCAAGCCAACTTGGATAAGTTTACCGTGACAGAACTAGAACCTGCCTTCAACGAAGGAGACGATCGCTTTAACAACGGCATCTACAGATAA
- a CDS encoding undecaprenyl-diphosphate phosphatase: MEFIQAFILGIVQGITEFLPISSTAHLLIFTKVFGWKELGSKDFVDAIQFGSVIAIVGYFWSLISSIVKGGIEALKQKDWQREEWKILVGIVVGTLPALIFGFLLKDVLPESALIIAIMSIIMALVLALAERIGTRKRGFDSLQIRDGILVGLGQTLALIPGVSRSGSTLTTALFLGLERDTAAKFSFLLGFPTLTIATLYKSLKIFKLFQAHQLPDNIVGLLIVGIISTFIFSYLSIAFLIEYLKTKNTLIFVWYRLAFGITILAAIAAGWKG, translated from the coding sequence ATGGAGTTTATCCAAGCTTTTATTTTGGGTATCGTTCAAGGGATTACAGAGTTTTTGCCAATCAGTAGCACTGCACATCTTCTGATTTTTACAAAGGTATTTGGTTGGAAAGAACTAGGTTCTAAAGATTTTGTCGATGCCATTCAATTTGGCAGTGTGATCGCAATTGTAGGGTATTTCTGGTCGCTGATTTCTAGTATTGTCAAAGGTGGAATCGAAGCACTAAAACAGAAAGATTGGCAACGTGAAGAATGGAAAATTCTAGTCGGGATTGTAGTAGGAACGTTGCCTGCCTTAATTTTCGGCTTTCTTTTAAAAGACGTTCTACCAGAGAGTGCATTAATTATTGCCATTATGTCAATCATCATGGCGCTTGTATTAGCTTTGGCAGAAAGAATTGGGACTCGCAAGCGAGGTTTTGATTCATTGCAGATTCGGGATGGTATTTTAGTTGGATTGGGACAAACACTTGCCTTAATTCCGGGAGTTTCCCGTTCTGGCTCGACGTTGACAACTGCCTTATTTTTAGGATTAGAACGCGATACAGCAGCGAAATTCTCATTCTTATTAGGATTTCCAACTCTTACCATTGCTACGCTCTATAAAAGTTTGAAAATCTTCAAATTATTTCAAGCTCACCAACTACCCGATAATATTGTTGGACTATTAATTGTAGGGATTATTTCAACCTTTATTTTTTCCTACCTATCAATTGCATTTTTGATCGAGTACTTAAAAACCAAAAACACTTTGATTTTTGTATGGTATAGATTAGCATTTGGCATCACTATCTTAGCTGCGATCGCAGCAGGTTGGAAAGGATAA
- a CDS encoding TIGR03279 family radical SAM protein → MNTINPARITKVLPDSIAAEIGFEAGDAIVAINGTRPRDLIDYQFLCADEVLELEVLDAAGKTHSLEIEKDYDQDLGLEFETALFDGLIQCNNRCPFCFIDQQPPGKRTSLYLKDDDYRLSFLYGSYLTLTNLPEKEWQRIEQMRLSPLYVSVHATEADVRIRLLKNPRAGQILQQLKWFQKRRLQIHAQVVVCPGINDGKHLEQTLKDLASFHTGEVPAVASVAVVPVGLTRFRPPEDELIPVTREKAQEVISQVQILSGQFCQQFGSSVVWLADEWFLIAGKELPSESEYEEYPQIDNGVGSIQLFIKQFATVAAELLPPKVYPQRKLTWVVGNAVEKAFQPILKRLNSVEGLEVNMRALCSDYWGQTISVTGLLTGHDLLLNLEGEDLGDGILLPNVMLKNGELVFLDDMRIEELASRLNTKIFPVAGVEDLIKNCIFNYAQV, encoded by the coding sequence ATGAATACCATTAATCCTGCCCGAATTACCAAGGTTCTTCCCGACTCAATAGCCGCAGAAATTGGCTTTGAGGCTGGGGATGCGATCGTTGCAATCAATGGTACGCGTCCCCGCGATTTAATTGATTATCAGTTTCTGTGTGCTGATGAAGTTTTGGAACTAGAAGTTTTAGATGCTGCTGGTAAAACTCATAGCCTGGAAATCGAAAAAGATTACGACCAAGACTTGGGACTAGAATTTGAAACTGCCCTATTTGACGGCTTAATTCAGTGTAATAATCGCTGTCCATTTTGTTTTATTGACCAACAGCCACCAGGTAAGCGCACCAGCTTGTACTTGAAAGACGACGATTATCGTCTGAGCTTTTTGTACGGTTCTTATCTTACCCTGACTAATTTGCCAGAAAAAGAATGGCAGCGAATTGAGCAAATGCGCTTGTCTCCGTTGTATGTTTCTGTTCATGCTACAGAAGCAGATGTGAGAATTAGACTGCTAAAAAATCCGCGTGCGGGGCAAATTTTGCAACAATTGAAGTGGTTTCAAAAAAGGCGACTACAAATTCATGCTCAAGTTGTTGTTTGTCCTGGTATAAATGATGGCAAACACCTGGAACAAACTCTCAAGGATTTAGCGTCTTTTCATACGGGTGAAGTGCCTGCGGTGGCATCAGTGGCAGTTGTACCAGTTGGGTTGACAAGGTTTCGACCTCCAGAAGACGAACTCATACCCGTAACTAGGGAAAAAGCTCAAGAAGTCATTTCCCAGGTGCAAATCCTCTCAGGGCAATTTTGCCAACAATTCGGTTCTAGCGTTGTTTGGTTAGCCGATGAGTGGTTTTTGATTGCAGGTAAAGAATTACCCAGCGAATCAGAATATGAAGAATATCCCCAAATTGATAACGGAGTTGGTTCGATTCAATTATTTATCAAACAATTTGCCACCGTTGCAGCAGAATTACTTCCGCCAAAAGTATATCCTCAAAGAAAATTAACTTGGGTCGTAGGCAACGCCGTAGAAAAAGCATTTCAACCTATTTTGAAACGCTTAAATTCTGTTGAAGGTTTAGAAGTAAATATGCGTGCTTTATGTAGTGATTATTGGGGACAAACTATCAGTGTAACCGGATTGCTAACTGGTCATGATTTGCTTTTAAATTTGGAAGGCGAAGATTTAGGTGATGGGATTTTGCTACCCAATGTCATGTTAAAAAATGGTGAATTAGTGTTTTTAGATGATATGAGGATTGAAGAATTAGCTAGTAGACTAAATACAAAAATTTTCCCAGTAGCAGGAGTGGAAGATTTAATCAAAAACTGTATTTTTAATTATGCTCAGGTTTAG
- the nadB gene encoding L-aspartate oxidase: protein MSQIDIPSQFDVLVVGAGAAGLYTALCLPESLRVGLITKETVALSASDWAQGGIAAAVSPEDSPKLHIEDTILAGAGLCDHNAVEFLAQLAPNCIQSLVNLGVAFDRHGQALALTLEAAHSRNRVLHAADTTGREVTTTLTTQVLRRPNIQVIQQALALSLWIEPETDRCQGISLFYEGKITWVRASAVILATGGGGQVFAQTTNPAVSTGDGVAIAYRAGVILRDLEFVQFHPTALTKPGADRFLISEAVRGEGAHLVDNEGRRFAFDYHPAGELAPRDVVSRAIFSHLQRTAVDLATAHVWLDMRPIPADKIRHRFPNIIKVCQHWGVDVFHEPIPVAPAAHYWMGGIVADLMNRTNIKSLYAVGETASTGVHGANRLASNSLLECIVFGAQMSQIELENIGLPSEIPVLPSRKFSVDASEGNIQQAQLEALREKLPRLVWENAGICREQSKLETAIATVESWQEDFAALPLSQFLVALRPAEPANFDLPDVERQLRLWAETRNLLDVANLILKSAAFRTESRGGHYRLDYSQPDPNWQVHTLVQTHHWWKSSLLS, encoded by the coding sequence TTGTCTCAGATAGATATTCCTAGCCAATTTGATGTCTTAGTAGTCGGCGCTGGTGCTGCTGGACTATACACGGCGCTGTGTCTACCAGAGTCTTTGCGAGTCGGTTTGATTACCAAAGAAACTGTTGCTTTGTCTGCCAGTGATTGGGCGCAAGGTGGTATTGCCGCAGCCGTTTCCCCAGAAGATTCTCCTAAGCTACACATTGAAGATACGATCCTGGCAGGTGCAGGTTTGTGCGATCACAATGCTGTAGAATTTCTCGCCCAACTTGCCCCTAACTGCATTCAATCCCTAGTTAACTTGGGGGTTGCTTTTGACCGTCATGGCCAAGCCTTGGCTTTAACTTTAGAAGCCGCCCATTCTCGCAACCGCGTTCTCCATGCTGCGGATACCACAGGGAGGGAAGTTACCACCACCCTCACCACCCAAGTATTACGTCGCCCGAATATCCAAGTCATTCAGCAAGCTTTAGCTTTAAGTTTGTGGATTGAACCTGAAACCGATCGCTGTCAGGGAATAAGCCTGTTTTATGAAGGTAAAATCACATGGGTAAGGGCTAGTGCTGTGATATTGGCAACTGGTGGCGGCGGTCAGGTATTTGCCCAAACCACTAACCCGGCGGTGAGTACGGGTGATGGAGTGGCGATCGCATATCGGGCTGGGGTCATCCTCCGCGATTTGGAATTTGTCCAATTTCATCCCACAGCCTTGACTAAACCTGGTGCCGATCGCTTTCTGATTAGCGAAGCTGTCCGCGGCGAGGGCGCACACCTTGTTGATAACGAAGGGCGGCGTTTTGCTTTTGACTACCATCCTGCGGGTGAACTCGCACCCAGAGATGTAGTCAGTAGAGCAATTTTTAGCCATTTACAACGTACCGCAGTTGATTTGGCGACTGCCCATGTGTGGTTGGATATGCGCCCGATCCCTGCGGACAAGATTCGTCACCGCTTTCCCAACATCATCAAAGTTTGTCAGCATTGGGGAGTTGATGTTTTCCACGAACCAATTCCTGTAGCGCCTGCTGCTCATTACTGGATGGGTGGGATTGTCGCGGATCTAATGAATCGCACAAATATTAAAAGTTTGTATGCAGTGGGTGAAACTGCTAGTACTGGAGTACATGGGGCAAATCGTCTTGCCAGTAATTCTCTGCTGGAGTGTATTGTGTTCGGGGCCCAAATGAGCCAAATTGAGCTAGAAAATATTGGGTTGCCCTCAGAAATACCAGTGTTACCATCACGTAAATTTAGTGTTGATGCTAGCGAGGGAAACATCCAGCAAGCACAGCTAGAAGCACTCAGAGAGAAGTTACCGCGTCTGGTGTGGGAAAATGCTGGTATTTGTCGGGAGCAATCAAAGTTGGAAACTGCGATCGCCACTGTCGAATCTTGGCAGGAAGATTTTGCTGCCTTGCCTTTAAGTCAATTCTTGGTTGCTTTACGTCCAGCAGAACCAGCGAATTTTGACCTACCAGATGTTGAACGGCAATTACGACTTTGGGCAGAAACCCGCAATTTATTAGATGTGGCTAATTTAATTCTCAAAAGTGCTGCTTTTAGAACCGAAAGCCGAGGTGGACACTACCGTTTAGACTATTCGCAACCAGACCCAAATTGGCAAGTTCATACCCTTGTACAAACACATCATTGGTGGAAATCTTCACTATTATCTTGA